A section of the Magnetococcales bacterium genome encodes:
- the pyrE gene encoding orotate phosphoribosyltransferase, translating to MNSPAALSLSFLRFALKNDVLRFGRFTTKAGRETPYFFDAGLFNSGVQLETLGRFYADAIREAKLDFNMIFGPAYKGIALATATATAMARYHDRDCPIAFNRKEAKDHGEGGRIIGAPLQGRVLVVDDVISAGTSIQESAVWIGAAGASLAGVVIALDRQEQGRDDAHSAVQQVEETLGIPVVALARLDDLIHLLEEDPKNGAYLQDIRSYRARYGAR from the coding sequence ATGAACAGTCCCGCCGCCCTGTCGCTGTCATTTCTCCGTTTTGCACTGAAGAACGATGTGTTGCGTTTTGGTCGGTTCACGACCAAGGCGGGTCGCGAGACCCCTTATTTTTTTGATGCCGGGCTGTTCAACAGCGGCGTGCAACTGGAAACGCTGGGACGATTTTACGCCGATGCCATACGCGAGGCGAAGTTGGATTTTAACATGATTTTTGGTCCGGCCTACAAGGGGATTGCGCTGGCGACCGCCACGGCCACGGCGATGGCCCGTTATCATGACCGGGACTGTCCCATCGCCTTCAACCGCAAGGAGGCCAAGGATCATGGCGAGGGGGGGCGGATCATCGGTGCGCCGTTGCAGGGGCGGGTGTTGGTGGTGGATGATGTGATCAGCGCCGGGACCTCGATCCAGGAGTCGGCGGTCTGGATTGGCGCGGCGGGGGCTTCGCTTGCCGGAGTCGTCATCGCCCTGGACCGTCAGGAACAGGGCCGTGACGATGCGCACAGCGCCGTGCAACAGGTGGAAGAGACCTTGGGCATCCCGGTGGTGGCCCTTGCCCGTCTCGACGACCTGATCCATCTGCTTGAGGAGGACCCGAAGAATGGCGCGTATTTGCAAGACATCCGTTCCTACCGCGCGCGTTATGGGGCGCGGTGA
- a CDS encoding septum formation initiator family protein has protein sequence MNGSEKFSSAWVMAGLFLLVANGWAQYLLWFGDLGLVRWRQTKQQVLMVRQDNRDAEERLERLKEEILLLEKETLVLEEVARRDLGLVYPEDIIFIDKTEPAVKTTPE, from the coding sequence TTGAATGGCTCGGAAAAATTCAGTTCCGCCTGGGTGATGGCCGGACTCTTCCTTCTCGTCGCCAATGGTTGGGCCCAATATCTTCTCTGGTTCGGCGACCTCGGTCTCGTCCGCTGGCGCCAGACCAAACAACAGGTGCTCATGGTCCGGCAGGACAATCGCGACGCCGAAGAGCGCCTCGAACGGTTGAAGGAGGAAATCCTCCTCCTCGAAAAAGAAACCCTCGTCCTCGAAGAGGTGGCCCGTCGCGACCTGGGACTGGTCTACCCCGAGGACATCATCTTCATCGATAAAACCGAACCCGCCGTCAAAACCACTCCCGAATGA
- a CDS encoding translation initiation factor IF-3: MKDKLPPVNPDTTRINEQIRIPEVRLIDENGEQVGVVDRHTALRRAVEAGLDLVEVAPQAKPPVCKIMDYTKFKYQKAVRERQARKKQTRTEIKEIKFRPGTEIHDFDVKLRSIRKFLESGNKVKCTLRFRGREMAHQELGLALLRRVETEVADIGKLEQIPKLMGRQMTMVIAASQSAKVKRSSDSSDTSSDSE, translated from the coding sequence ATCAAGGACAAGCTGCCCCCTGTCAATCCCGATACGACGCGCATCAATGAGCAGATTCGGATACCGGAAGTTCGTTTGATCGACGAGAATGGTGAACAGGTCGGGGTCGTCGATCGACATACCGCGTTGCGGCGGGCGGTCGAGGCGGGATTGGATCTCGTGGAGGTCGCTCCCCAGGCCAAACCGCCGGTCTGCAAGATCATGGACTATACCAAGTTCAAGTATCAGAAGGCGGTCCGTGAGCGGCAGGCGCGCAAGAAGCAGACTCGTACCGAAATCAAGGAGATCAAGTTTCGTCCAGGAACCGAAATTCACGATTTCGATGTCAAGCTGCGCAGCATTCGCAAATTTTTGGAATCGGGTAACAAGGTCAAGTGTACCCTGCGGTTTCGTGGTCGTGAGATGGCGCATCAGGAGTTGGGACTGGCCCTGTTGCGTCGGGTCGAGACCGAGGTTGCGGATATTGGCAAGCTCGAACAGATACCAAAACTCATGGGCCGGCAGATGACGATGGTGATTGCCGCCAGTCAATCGGCCAAGGTGAAGCGGTCTTCCGATTCTTCCGATACCTCCTCCGATTCAGAATGA
- a CDS encoding peptidoglycan DD-metalloendopeptidase family protein — translation MNKRRSARILYPLALPLCLMAGCVDSDSVARVRIGSGPPLAWGLEPSERIKPSQSGVYTVQPGDTLWAIAAVHGVEVEDLAQWNRLQNPDQLWVGQNLVTRAPEGGTVAASVETRLEPPVASASDIESTDLPSPPSSLVHPEPVPKAMPEEAAVDKGADGGQVKEVTRQPPLVAARAVGKEETGKSSPVPEPSAREKDPERFVALPADSAPKPRAVANEVEAPAVKSSWQLPNEAPKVWMWPHPGKVVGKFGKQGARQNNGIDIAANDGDPVVASADGIVAYADDSLPGYGNLILLRHGGFYTTAYAHNQKILVKRGQVVKAGEKIALAGRSGGTKQAQIHFELRHHIKALNPMQHLSRKN, via the coding sequence ATGAACAAGAGACGATCGGCGCGCATTCTCTATCCCTTGGCGCTTCCATTGTGCCTCATGGCGGGTTGTGTCGATTCCGATTCCGTGGCTCGGGTCCGGATCGGTTCGGGTCCGCCTTTGGCGTGGGGATTGGAACCGAGCGAACGGATCAAGCCGTCCCAGAGCGGGGTGTACACGGTGCAACCGGGTGATACCTTGTGGGCGATCGCGGCGGTGCATGGGGTTGAGGTCGAGGACCTGGCACAATGGAACCGGCTGCAAAATCCCGATCAACTGTGGGTGGGGCAAAACCTGGTGACCCGGGCGCCGGAAGGGGGGACGGTGGCGGCGTCGGTCGAAACCCGACTGGAACCACCTGTCGCTTCCGCCAGCGACATCGAAAGCACGGATCTGCCATCGCCGCCCTCATCCCTGGTCCATCCCGAGCCGGTTCCCAAGGCCATGCCGGAAGAAGCGGCGGTGGACAAGGGGGCGGATGGCGGGCAGGTCAAGGAGGTAACCCGGCAGCCGCCATTGGTCGCGGCCCGTGCCGTGGGGAAAGAAGAGACCGGGAAGTCGTCTCCGGTCCCGGAGCCTTCGGCCAGGGAAAAGGACCCGGAACGGTTTGTCGCCTTGCCCGCCGATTCCGCTCCCAAACCCCGGGCGGTGGCCAACGAGGTGGAAGCGCCCGCGGTCAAATCTTCCTGGCAACTGCCCAATGAAGCGCCCAAGGTTTGGATGTGGCCTCATCCTGGCAAGGTGGTTGGAAAATTCGGCAAGCAGGGGGCGCGACAAAACAATGGCATCGACATCGCCGCCAATGACGGAGATCCGGTCGTGGCGTCCGCGGATGGCATCGTCGCCTATGCCGATGACAGTTTGCCGGGGTATGGCAATCTGATTCTGTTGCGGCATGGCGGGTTCTACACCACCGCCTACGCACACAACCAGAAGATTCTGGTCAAACGGGGGCAGGTGGTCAAGGCCGGTGAAAAAATTGCGCTGGCCGGTCGGTCGGGGGGGACCAAACAGGCCCAGATCCATTTTGAATTGCGGCATCATATCAAGGCGCTCAATCCGATGCAGCACCTGTCCCGAAAAAACTGA
- a CDS encoding phenylalanine--tRNA ligase subunit beta — MKLTRRWLLEHWQGDLDAGAIERLLTRAGLEVASRIRLDKGLEHVVAGRLLEVGKHPDADRLTVCRVAVGTEELSIVCGARNHKVGDRVAVALEGAALPNGMKIGKSRIRGVPSQGMLASATELGLAAASEGILLLPEETVSGTPVAAVLGRDDELFELELTPNRGDCLGVRGIARELAAATGIPLRPLLPAVTVTDDREAPVVIENPAGCPRYAGRIIRDVRVAPSPAWLKNRLEAVGMRSINNVVDITNFILLDLNQPMHAFDLGQLALPLVVRNAFPEERLTLLDGTTHEPGPETLLIADTRRPLALAGIMGGIDSGVSAQTTDLFLEAAFFDPVVVARTGRRLGINSDSRYRFERGIDPGGLTLAMDRATELVLSVCGGRAGPVTLVDTAAWKPHAPIPLRHERINRLAGIHLSEPEMERMLAGLGCEKTRVDGQTFFRPPSHRHDLTVEEDLLEEIVRLHGYDNVTPVLPRVETRPAEYDAMETLSWTLKRKMVGLGYLETVNYSFIGSGIRQRFDPDIAAVALQNPISEEMAVLRTSLSPGLVETARRNLSRGNLNLRLFETGHVFLPGEGHLVERERLAGLVTGEWHRRAWHSSSREVDFFDLKGDLEQLVSLMGCGGLVFEPGGPEFLHPGQKAVFRPRDVHRPMGWLGRLHPEEQKLLDPSQPVFLFEFDVEALHPHRSFQTGNKFNLSRFPGMERDFAFLVEERVAAGPFMAAMAAIEPVLIQEVRLFDVYRGERLPEGMKSFAINVLFRAPDRTLTDAEVQELSLRILDTARDQFAARQR, encoded by the coding sequence ATGAAATTGACCCGTCGCTGGCTGTTGGAACATTGGCAGGGGGATCTGGACGCGGGGGCGATCGAACGCCTGCTGACCCGCGCCGGATTGGAGGTCGCTTCGCGCATCCGTCTGGACAAGGGGTTGGAACATGTCGTGGCGGGGCGGCTCCTGGAGGTTGGAAAACATCCCGACGCCGACCGTCTGACCGTGTGCCGCGTGGCGGTGGGGACGGAAGAATTGTCCATCGTCTGTGGCGCCCGCAATCACAAGGTTGGCGACCGGGTGGCCGTGGCCCTGGAGGGGGCCGCATTGCCCAATGGGATGAAGATCGGCAAAAGCCGGATTCGCGGCGTTCCGTCACAGGGGATGCTCGCCTCGGCGACGGAATTGGGGCTTGCGGCTGCTTCGGAGGGGATTTTGCTTCTTCCGGAGGAGACTGTTTCCGGGACTCCGGTTGCGGCAGTCCTGGGACGGGATGACGAACTGTTCGAATTGGAACTGACCCCCAACCGCGGCGATTGTCTGGGGGTTCGCGGGATCGCCCGGGAACTGGCCGCGGCGACCGGCATTCCCCTTCGTCCCCTTCTGCCGGCAGTGACGGTGACCGACGACCGCGAAGCCCCGGTCGTCATCGAGAATCCTGCCGGCTGTCCGCGATACGCCGGGCGGATCATTCGCGATGTCCGGGTCGCCCCCAGTCCCGCATGGCTGAAAAACCGCCTGGAAGCGGTCGGAATGCGCAGCATCAACAATGTCGTGGACATCACCAATTTCATTCTCCTCGACCTCAATCAACCGATGCATGCCTTCGACCTGGGGCAACTGGCGCTGCCGCTGGTGGTGCGCAACGCTTTTCCGGAGGAACGATTGACCCTGCTCGACGGGACAACCCATGAACCGGGTCCGGAAACCCTTCTGATCGCCGATACACGTCGTCCTCTGGCTCTGGCGGGGATCATGGGAGGGATCGACTCGGGAGTGAGCGCACAGACAACCGACCTGTTTCTCGAAGCGGCCTTCTTCGATCCGGTCGTCGTGGCCCGAACCGGACGGCGTCTGGGGATCAACAGCGATTCGCGTTATCGCTTCGAGCGCGGCATCGACCCTGGCGGGTTGACGCTGGCCATGGACCGGGCGACCGAGCTTGTGTTGTCGGTCTGCGGTGGCCGGGCCGGTCCCGTGACCCTTGTCGATACCGCCGCCTGGAAACCCCATGCCCCCATCCCCCTGCGGCATGAACGGATCAACCGTCTTGCGGGGATCCATCTCTCGGAACCGGAAATGGAGCGGATGCTTGCCGGGTTGGGATGTGAAAAGACCCGTGTCGATGGCCAGACATTTTTTCGTCCACCGAGTCATCGGCATGACCTGACGGTGGAGGAGGATCTTCTGGAGGAAATCGTCCGCCTTCATGGCTATGACAACGTGACGCCGGTGTTGCCGCGGGTGGAAACCCGTCCGGCGGAATACGATGCCATGGAAACCCTTTCCTGGACCCTCAAAAGGAAAATGGTCGGCCTGGGGTATCTGGAGACGGTCAATTATTCCTTCATCGGCTCGGGGATTCGGCAACGGTTTGATCCGGATATCGCCGCCGTGGCGCTGCAAAACCCCATCTCCGAAGAGATGGCGGTCTTGCGGACCTCCTTGAGTCCCGGACTCGTGGAGACGGCGCGGCGCAATCTGAGCCGGGGCAACCTGAATCTGCGCCTGTTCGAGACGGGTCACGTGTTTCTTCCGGGCGAGGGCCATCTGGTGGAACGTGAACGTCTGGCGGGGCTGGTCACGGGAGAGTGGCATCGGCGCGCCTGGCATTCGTCCTCCAGGGAGGTTGATTTTTTCGATCTCAAGGGGGATCTGGAACAGCTGGTCTCCCTGATGGGGTGCGGTGGTCTGGTTTTTGAACCGGGTGGGCCGGAATTTCTCCATCCGGGACAGAAGGCAGTATTTCGTCCGCGGGATGTGCATCGTCCCATGGGTTGGCTTGGGCGCTTGCACCCCGAGGAACAAAAACTCCTGGATCCTTCCCAGCCGGTATTTTTGTTCGAGTTCGACGTGGAGGCACTGCATCCCCACCGGTCATTCCAGACTGGAAATAAATTCAACCTGAGCCGTTTTCCCGGAATGGAGCGGGATTTTGCCTTTCTGGTCGAGGAACGGGTGGCGGCGGGTCCCTTCATGGCGGCGATGGCGGCCATCGAACCGGTCCTGATCCAGGAGGTGCGTTTGTTCGACGTGTACCGCGGGGAGCGGCTTCCCGAGGGGATGAAAAGTTTTGCCATCAACGTGTTGTTTCGCGCCCCCGATCGAACCCTTACCGATGCCGAGGTGCAGGAATTGTCGCTTCGTATCCTCGATACCGCCCGCGACCAGTTCGCGGCGCGGCAGCGGTGA
- the rplT gene encoding 50S ribosomal protein L20 — protein sequence MPRVKRGVPAHARHKKVLKLAKGYRGRNNNCFRIALQKVEKGLKYSYRDRKNRKREFRRLWIARINAAARLAGLSYSRFMHGLAAAGIELDRKVLADLAVANPEDFARLAEQVKASFP from the coding sequence ATGCCGCGAGTCAAACGGGGTGTACCGGCGCATGCGCGTCACAAAAAGGTTTTGAAACTGGCCAAGGGGTATCGTGGCCGCAATAATAATTGTTTCCGCATCGCTTTGCAGAAGGTCGAAAAGGGGCTGAAATACAGCTATCGTGACCGGAAAAACCGCAAGCGTGAATTTCGTCGTCTTTGGATTGCCCGGATCAATGCGGCGGCCCGGCTGGCGGGTTTGTCCTACAGTCGTTTCATGCATGGTTTGGCGGCGGCGGGGATCGAACTTGACCGCAAGGTGTTGGCCGACCTGGCGGTGGCCAATCCCGAGGATTTTGCCCGCCTGGCCGAGCAGGTCAAGGCTTCTTTTCCATAA
- the rpmI gene encoding 50S ribosomal protein L35: MPKIKTHRGAAKRLSVTGSGKIKRNKAFKQHILTKKSQKRKRNMRHSGLVAAVDVASVRQMLPYSF, translated from the coding sequence ATGCCAAAGATCAAGACCCACCGGGGCGCGGCCAAGAGGCTGTCGGTCACCGGATCCGGGAAAATCAAGCGCAACAAGGCGTTCAAACAGCACATCCTGACCAAGAAAAGCCAGAAACGCAAACGCAACATGCGTCATTCGGGACTGGTGGCCGCGGTGGATGTGGCGTCGGTGCGCCAAATGCTGCCCTACAGCTTTTGA
- a CDS encoding DUF4351 domain-containing protein, protein MDKLVKVWRRDGLEFWVLIHIEIQGDRKANFAEGMYVYQYRAYDLYHVPVVGLAILADEEIGWRPTEFSYDLWGTKQSYRFTAIKLLDYSETELEQSSNPFAIVTLAHLHAKRTRHRVAERYQEKRRLIRRLYQSGFGRQQVVDLFRFIDWVLRLPEDADEKLWKDIVDFEENQKMPYISSVERFGEERGIQKGRRQGSALMLKDLLQRRFGDVPEWANKKIAEAELPSLKKWSLRIFDVQSLDELFSDTV, encoded by the coding sequence ATGGACAAGTTGGTCAAGGTATGGCGGCGTGACGGACTTGAATTCTGGGTGCTGATTCACATTGAAATTCAGGGAGATCGTAAGGCGAACTTTGCCGAGGGAATGTATGTCTATCAATATCGGGCGTATGATTTGTACCACGTACCGGTAGTCGGTTTGGCGATTCTGGCGGACGAGGAGATCGGTTGGCGACCAACGGAATTCAGTTATGACCTTTGGGGAACGAAACAAAGTTACCGGTTTACGGCGATCAAGCTGTTGGACTATTCAGAGACCGAGTTGGAGCAGTCCAGTAATCCGTTTGCAATTGTCACATTGGCACACCTGCACGCCAAGAGGACCAGGCATCGGGTGGCGGAGCGTTATCAAGAAAAGCGGCGTTTGATACGAAGACTGTATCAAAGTGGTTTTGGTCGCCAGCAGGTGGTTGATCTTTTCCGTTTCATCGATTGGGTGCTGCGCCTGCCGGAAGATGCGGATGAAAAACTGTGGAAGGACATTGTTGACTTTGAGGAGAACCAGAAAATGCCTTACATCTCAAGTGTGGAAAGGTTTGGCGAGGAAAGAGGCATCCAGAAGGGTCGTCGGCAAGGAAGCGCCTTAATGCTGAAGGACCTGTTGCAACGCCGTTTTGGTGATGTGCCTGAGTGGGCCAATAAAAAAATCGCCGAGGCGGAACTACCCTCTCTGAAGAAATGGAGCCTGCGAATTTTTGATGTTCAATCGCTGGACGAATTATTTTCGGACACTGTGTGA
- the pheS gene encoding phenylalanine--tRNA ligase subunit alpha: protein MTMRHQLEELQARTLEELSRAGSVAALEEVRVRFLGKKGTLTQLLRGLKDVPEGERPALGGLANTLKEAFNDALQRHAQTLGEAELRERLSREAIDVTLPGRTPHAGGLHPVSRALTEITDIFLQMGFPSMSGPEVETDWHNFEALNIPADHPAREMHDTFYLPPGADGGRRVLRTHTSPVQIRVMESHKPPLRVIAPGKVYRCDSDLTHTPMFHQVEGFMVDRDVHFGQLMGLLETFLRRFFERRLPVRFRPSFFPFTEPSAEVDMGCLFCEGTGCRICKGTGWLEVLGAGLIHPNVLTNVGIDKEMFSGFAFGMGVERLAMLKYGIGDLRTFYENDVRFLMRHARCGEA, encoded by the coding sequence ATGACCATGCGTCACCAATTGGAAGAGTTGCAGGCCCGTACCCTGGAAGAACTTTCGCGAGCGGGCAGCGTTGCGGCCCTGGAAGAGGTACGGGTCCGTTTTCTGGGCAAGAAGGGGACGTTGACCCAACTGTTGCGGGGACTCAAGGATGTCCCCGAAGGGGAACGGCCTGCGTTGGGAGGACTGGCCAACACCCTCAAGGAGGCGTTTAACGATGCCCTGCAACGACACGCCCAGACCCTTGGAGAAGCGGAGTTGCGGGAACGCCTTTCCCGCGAGGCGATCGACGTCACCCTCCCCGGACGGACGCCGCACGCCGGGGGGCTGCACCCGGTCAGCCGCGCCTTGACCGAAATCACCGATATTTTTCTCCAGATGGGTTTTCCATCGATGTCGGGTCCCGAGGTCGAGACCGACTGGCACAACTTCGAGGCACTGAACATACCCGCCGATCACCCGGCGCGAGAAATGCACGACACGTTTTACCTTCCCCCTGGGGCCGATGGCGGACGGCGGGTGTTGCGCACCCACACCTCCCCGGTTCAGATCCGGGTGATGGAGTCCCACAAGCCGCCATTGCGGGTGATCGCCCCCGGCAAGGTCTACCGTTGCGATTCGGACCTGACCCATACGCCAATGTTTCACCAGGTGGAGGGATTCATGGTGGATCGCGACGTCCACTTCGGGCAACTGATGGGATTGCTGGAAACCTTTCTGCGGCGGTTTTTCGAACGCCGACTGCCGGTCCGGTTCCGTCCGTCGTTTTTTCCCTTCACCGAACCTTCCGCCGAGGTGGACATGGGATGCCTGTTCTGCGAGGGGACGGGGTGCCGCATCTGCAAGGGGACGGGATGGCTCGAAGTGCTCGGGGCGGGGCTGATCCATCCGAACGTGCTGACCAATGTCGGCATCGACAAGGAAATGTTTTCGGGATTTGCCTTTGGCATGGGGGTGGAGCGGTTGGCCATGCTCAAGTATGGCATCGGCGACCTCAGGACCTTTTATGAAAATGATGTTCGTTTTCTCATGCGGCATGCCCGATGCGGGGAGGCTTGA